In Ursus arctos isolate Adak ecotype North America unplaced genomic scaffold, UrsArc2.0 scaffold_2, whole genome shotgun sequence, the genomic stretch AAAAGCAGACCGACACGCAGACGTTGCTGGGGAAGCAGATGTCAACACAGAGGTAGATCAGCCGCTGCCTCcggggccctgggggaggggcgtcCATGAACCTGAGGGCTCCTGCCCATCTCCCCAGACCGTTCTACAGGAGTCCGGGCCTCACAGCACCGCCCCACTTACCCTCTGCTCGGCGGGCCCAGTACACGGGCGTCTTCGTGCAGAGGCGCTGCACGGAATCCCCCACCTGGGCAGGGTCCACCTCACGGCTCCCCAGCACTGCCAGCAGCTCCTGGGCATAGTGGGTGGCCTGGCTGGGGCCGGGGGACCCTAGGCCCTGCAGAGAAGGCACTGGTGGGCCACGGTACAGGGGCACTGGCACGCGACCGGGTTGGGGCGGGGCCTGTGCGTCCTGGACTGCTGGCCTGATGCCAGCACCGCCCTCCGCTCTTGCCAGCGGCCCCGGCCGAGGGAAGACAGGCCTTCTGTTCCTTGAAACCAGAGCTCCAGCCCGCCGCAGGACTGAGCCATACACAGGACCCTTTGTCTGTCCCCTGGCCCAGGGAGCCTGGCCGCATGGGGCTGCTTACCCTGGCCATGTTCACCAGCAGCTGTAGGGTCTCGCGATCTCGGGGCTCCATCGGGCGGAGGAAGCAGGCCGGGTGTTCCAAGGGGCGGTAGCAGACGCAgccctggggaggcaggcaggtgagGCAGGGCCACCCGAACATCCACTGGTGCTGACCACACCCCCAGCCCACTCACGCTCTGCCCGTCAAACAGCACTGCCCAGCTGTGGTTGCTCTGAGCCGAGGTCACCCGGATGGTTGCCACGTTCCGGGCCACATCCACCTGGACAGTTTGGTTGGACCAGGGTGCCCCAGGGCTTGGGAGGGTCAGACGAAGCATCTGCAGCAGAGGCTGAGATCGGGGAGCCAGGGCTCAGCTGGGCAGCGTGGGGCAGCCCCGGACATCCTTGCCCACCCCTGCCGGGTTCCGCTGCAGAGTTTttgacccccccacccctctggtccTCCAGCCACTGCTCTGAGCCCTGGCTCCACTGGTGGGCTGAGAGGTgctggcctttccttccccttcccactgtCTGCCCCTGGCCAGGTCCCCAGGAGGAGCTCACCTTGGGGGAACTGTGAGTGAAGCCAAGAAGCCCTCCAGCCACGGCCCCAGCAGCGGCCagtgccagcagcagcagcagcaggccagGGGCTCTCCAGCCCCCAGGGCAGGGCTTGGCCTTCCCCTGGGGGCAAACTGCAGCTTGTGGGGCCTAGAGCAGAGACCGGGAAGCAGGCTGGCTCaggaaggcaggggctgaggtGTGCGAGGTGGGCACGGCCCTCCTGTCCCCTGCACGGGGCATGCCCTGGGTCTCTGTGCTAGGAGAGGGTGTTGGGTGGTTGGAGGCACTCACCTCgacaggcccaggcccagggctctCCTCACAGCAGTGCCTCTGCTCCATGCCGCAGCCCTGGTGACAATGCGCGGATTGTCTGCCGCCCCTTGGAGTCAGCTAGGGAAACCTTAGTACACCCTCGATGAGCCAAACAACCGTCCCGGCCCCCTCCTCTCCTGACCCCGCTGCTCCCCACCAGCCCAGCCACCTGATATCAGGGTCGGAGCCAGGACAGCCCCCCCTGCTTAGGGTGGGGGGTGCTTGTCACTGTGCCTGGCTCTCCCCTGTGCAGACCGGAGAGCGTGGGGGCCCAAGAGAGTGGAAGAGCACGGCTACCAAGGAAATCGAGTCCCACGGATTGGCACGGAGGGAGACCAGGCCCGGGCAGGACAATTTTATAGTCTGTTTGGGGACAGACTTAATTTTCCTAAAGAGGCTGTTCCAGTGTCTCAAGTTACTTCTGGATTCCCAGGGCTCAGCCCGCGGCAGCCCACTAATAAATGTGTTTCACAAATGACTGGTATGGGAGTCcatgctgcctctgtccttctgTCCCCTGTCCCCCCAGCCACTTCCCAGCCCCTCAGACGGGACAGCTGATGGGTGGTAAGCAGCACGGAAGACTGAGAACAGGGCAGCTTCCTGTCGGCCAACTGGAACCTCCACACAGCCCGGGAAGGTTAGGTCAGCccatccctgccctgcccaggaTGGCTTCCTCTGCTTCCAGACGCTGCGGATTTCGAGTCCAGGCTCCCCCTGGCACTGGCAGCTTGGGGCAGGGTGTGCGTGCTCCTCACCCCCTTCACCGTGTGGCCCTTTCCTGTTCTTGCTTTCCTCTGAACCCAGCCCTCTGTCTAATGGGCCCGGGATGCGGTGGCATCATGGTGGTCAGCATCCCAGCCCTGGAACGAATCCCAGAACGCATCCTtctcagcaccccctccccacgcTAGGCAGCTATAGCATCTGTGCAAAGGCTGCTGTCAAAACAAGGGCAAAGGACGCCAGAGTCAGCGCAGGTTTGAGACTTTAATATGTATTTGGATTCACACAGTGCAACGGGGGGCAGAGATGGGGTGCACGTGGGCTCTCGGGTTGCTGCCCGGCAGGAGAGGTGTTGCTGCTTGCCGCACCTGCTGCGTGCTCCTGGTGTGGGTGACAACGCCCTGACAGGCCTGCTCAATATCCAGACCCACCTTGAGCCGACCTCGCAGAGCCAACGTCAGCACCACCAACCTCACAGGCGATGGCTGCCCTCGCGTTGCCCCACAGCAGAGTCCAAACCCCAGACACCCCAGGTCTGGGAAGAGCTGCGGGTTCGGGACACCGTTTATTGCTATGAGAACTTCGAGAATGAGGGAAGGAGTCACCCTGGAGCTAGGAGAGAAGCTTGTGGATTTGCCACTGGATACAGAGTGAGGCGCTGGGAAGGAGTCTGCCAAAAGGAACAGCTTCCCAGGCCCTACCCTACAAGTATGGCTGGACAGCCTGCTTACCAGGTCAGCGACTTAGGGAACAGGCAAAAAAGGCCGGGGGCCCTCTGCCAAGAACCCTTGGCTAGCAGGTGGAACCTGCCAGTTTTCCTGCTGGTCTCCGACAAGGAACTCCAGAGCCAAGGGAAGTGGCCTCAAGGACCATTGGCACctaaccccccaccccaactaaGGGTATGGGAGGAAAACAGGAAGAGACTGGATGTTTTGTAAAAGTATTTCCTGTTCTTGGGGACAcctctttcctcccccacccagagGGTGCCCAGGGCAACAGGCATTCCTTGGCCAGCACATGCCTTTAGCCGTGCTGCTGGCTGCGGGGCACGCAGACTTCTTCAGTGGGATTTTCCCTACGAGACAGAGCACAGCTATTAATTAACACACTTAAGATTCAATTCCACCATTTGACAAAAGTtgttcaaaagtttaaaaaaataatttttggtacCAACGCTACTCTGAGCTCTCTGCACAGCTGCCCAGAGTTCAGCAAATGCATCCACACCCTCTCGGCCGCTCAGCTAACAACATGCTCGGTCCAATCAGCTGGATTTAAATGCACAtttgagaaagctgaggcttagCTGGACTGCGTTTACAGAACTCCGTGACCACATATGAGGTGTGGCAGCCCTGGGTATCTGAAACGGAGCAGACACTTGATTGTGACATCAGAGTGGTTTTGAAGGAAGTGTGGGCTGGTAGTGGTGAGGTCAGCACGCTGCACCCCAAGGACAGGGAGCAGCACTGtcctccactcccaccctgcAGGTGAGGGGCTGGGACGTTGCAGCGGGCTCACCTGCAGAGGACCACATCAACGGGCCCTGGGGCTGTTTGTACAAGTTTCTCACAACAGTCAAAATAATCAGACCGTCCTCCCCTTTGCCCTGTAAGGGGGGGCCGATCCCTGAATGCAATCTTTAGTAAAACATCTAACATCCCTAGACCTGCCTTGGTCCCATCAGCAGGCTGGGTAACCACCCTGAGGTTACCTGAATCCTGGACAGATGCTAAGCCTGTCCTTGTCAATGGCACC encodes the following:
- the BRICD5 gene encoding BRICHOS domain-containing protein 5, with amino-acid sequence MEQRHCCEESPGPGPVEAPQAAVCPQGKAKPCPGGWRAPGLLLLLLALAAAGAVAGGLLGFTHSSPKPLLQMLRLTLPSPGAPWSNQTVQVDVARNVATIRVTSAQSNHSWAVLFDGQSGCVCYRPLEHPACFLRPMEPRDRETLQLLVNMARVSRSPGPSQATHYAQELLAVLGSREVDPAQVGDSVQRLCTKTPVYWARRAEGPRRQRLIYLCVDICFPSNVCVSVCFYYLPD